In Corynebacterium afermentans subsp. afermentans, a genomic segment contains:
- a CDS encoding winged helix-turn-helix domain-containing protein: MQPLEARLTAIEARIDALEQASLPQSPEFHADSNHDGTVSFTGDITLSTGTYTYAWARPAAWITDQPWDDALARIAALAHPVRGAILRHLLAAPASVTELVESDLVSSTGTAYHHLKELQAAGWVHKQDGVFKIPPARVIPLMAMVIAGEDH, from the coding sequence ATGCAACCGCTTGAAGCACGCTTAACCGCCATAGAAGCGCGCATTGACGCGCTCGAACAAGCATCACTTCCGCAATCACCCGAGTTTCACGCCGACAGTAACCACGATGGGACGGTGTCCTTCACCGGCGACATCACGCTGTCGACTGGCACGTACACATACGCATGGGCTCGCCCGGCAGCCTGGATTACGGATCAGCCGTGGGATGACGCGCTTGCCCGCATCGCCGCGCTCGCGCACCCGGTACGCGGCGCGATCTTGCGGCACCTGCTGGCGGCGCCCGCGTCGGTGACGGAGCTTGTGGAGTCGGACTTGGTTTCTTCCACTGGCACGGCCTACCACCACCTGAAGGAGCTGCAAGCCGCCGGCTGGGTGCACAAACAGGACGGGGTTTTCAAGATTCCCCCCGCCCGCGTTATCCCCCTCATGGCTATGGTCATTGCCGGGGAGGATCACTAA
- a CDS encoding methionine synthase, with amino-acid sequence MTTLPPTAFGLGPLPGTDLAQAADVVLSESPLPHIPQLPDRGVGSDLIGRTAAVLEIPVARGPRGWRVAARKRADADRMERDLDHLEELWHGKVDTVKVQLAGPFTLAAEIEMANGHRMITDTGALRDLTDALLEVCVGHRRDVEKRFGKSVLQLDEPRLPEVVAGTLQGATDFETIRAIPEPEETLARFGEHLLHTPKLLDVPWLTTDPRRADKDALARLLDAGSRIAIPVMAPRELYDLFDELQIDPAETTVDVYAESAATLVGTAANYRAAREMAGALTVEV; translated from the coding sequence GTGACAACACTGCCCCCAACGGCGTTCGGGCTTGGCCCGCTGCCCGGCACCGACCTCGCGCAAGCCGCGGACGTGGTGCTCTCCGAGTCGCCACTGCCGCACATCCCGCAGCTGCCGGACCGCGGCGTCGGCTCGGACCTGATCGGCCGCACCGCCGCCGTGCTGGAAATCCCCGTCGCGCGCGGGCCCCGCGGCTGGCGCGTGGCGGCCCGGAAGCGCGCGGATGCCGACCGCATGGAGCGCGATCTAGACCACCTCGAGGAGCTCTGGCACGGCAAGGTGGACACCGTGAAGGTGCAGCTGGCGGGCCCGTTCACGCTCGCCGCCGAGATCGAGATGGCCAACGGCCACCGCATGATCACCGACACCGGCGCGCTTCGTGACCTCACGGACGCGCTGTTGGAGGTGTGCGTGGGGCACCGGAGGGACGTCGAGAAGCGTTTTGGCAAAAGTGTGCTGCAGCTGGACGAGCCGCGCCTGCCCGAGGTCGTCGCCGGCACGCTGCAAGGTGCCACCGACTTCGAGACCATCCGCGCGATCCCCGAGCCGGAGGAAACGCTCGCGCGTTTTGGCGAGCACCTGTTGCATACGCCCAAGCTTCTTGACGTCCCGTGGTTGACCACCGACCCTCGCCGCGCCGACAAGGACGCGCTGGCCCGGCTGTTGGACGCTGGCTCACGCATCGCGATCCCGGTGATGGCCCCGCGCGAGCTGTACGACCTGTTCGATGAGCTGCAGATCGATCCCGCCGAAACGACCGTGGACGTCTACGCCGAGTCGGCCGCCACGCTGGTGGGAACCGCGGCGAACTACCGGGCGGCCCGGGAGATGGCCGGGGCACTTACAGTGGAGGTATGA
- a CDS encoding cytochrome P450, with product MDRTEILQTTLAGAEPRAVGDALLRDGARLARDGEEVVVTGNALAREVAENPEQFSSGVSRFLQLPNGLDGEKHTEMRALIDRYLTAEEVGQLDPMFRKIARELAEKAVSAGEVDAVGDLGAQYAVRAMTAWLGWPSELNDTLVEWVADNNAATRSGELERTAAVAERFDDIIRSVVEPLQDNPDDSVTSRLVHDDSLGRRLEFEEIVSVLRNWTAGDLSSMAYCIGVVLDALIRHPELQDRLAGGVSQKEFTAIADEILRADSPFVSNRRVTTCPVSLGGHDLPEGQRVRIHWTAANRDPDVFADADGFEPDAHADDNLVWGAGPHACPGKALSIVELQAFFEELLAAAEVTSAGEGEREVHPVGGWASLPVRLTARG from the coding sequence ATGGATCGCACCGAAATTCTGCAGACCACGCTCGCCGGGGCCGAACCGCGTGCTGTCGGGGACGCATTGCTTCGCGACGGCGCGAGGTTGGCTCGTGACGGCGAGGAGGTCGTCGTCACGGGCAACGCTCTCGCCCGCGAAGTGGCGGAAAACCCGGAACAGTTCTCGTCGGGCGTGTCGCGATTTTTGCAGTTGCCGAATGGCCTCGACGGCGAAAAGCACACTGAGATGCGTGCGTTGATCGACCGCTACCTCACTGCAGAGGAGGTCGGGCAGCTCGATCCGATGTTTCGCAAGATAGCGCGGGAACTGGCTGAAAAGGCGGTGTCGGCCGGTGAGGTCGACGCAGTCGGCGACTTGGGCGCCCAGTACGCGGTTCGGGCGATGACCGCGTGGCTCGGTTGGCCAAGCGAGCTCAACGACACCCTTGTGGAATGGGTGGCGGACAACAACGCGGCCACCCGGTCCGGCGAGCTCGAGCGCACCGCAGCCGTCGCGGAGCGTTTCGACGACATCATCCGCTCTGTGGTCGAACCGCTGCAAGACAACCCGGACGATTCGGTCACCTCGCGGCTCGTCCACGACGACAGCCTCGGACGCCGTCTGGAGTTCGAAGAAATTGTGTCCGTGCTGCGCAACTGGACCGCGGGCGATCTGAGCTCAATGGCGTACTGCATCGGCGTGGTGCTTGACGCTCTCATCCGTCACCCGGAGCTGCAAGACCGCCTCGCTGGCGGCGTGTCGCAGAAGGAGTTCACCGCGATTGCCGACGAGATTCTCCGCGCCGATTCGCCGTTTGTGAGCAACCGGCGCGTGACCACGTGCCCCGTCTCGCTCGGCGGGCACGATCTGCCGGAGGGGCAGCGTGTGCGCATTCACTGGACCGCAGCGAACCGGGATCCGGATGTGTTCGCAGACGCGGATGGATTTGAGCCGGATGCTCACGCGGACGACAACCTGGTCTGGGGCGCAGGCCCTCACGCGTGCCCCGGCAAGGCGCTGTCGATCGTCGAGTTGCAGGCGTTCTTCGAGGAGTTGCTTGCGGCCGCGGAGGTCACCAGCGCTGGCGAGGGGGAGCGTGAGGTTCACCCGGTTGGTGGCTGGGCGTCGTTGCCGGTGCGCCTTACCGCCCGCGGGTAA
- the mnmA gene encoding tRNA 2-thiouridine(34) synthase MnmA has product MRVLAAMSGGVDSSVAAARLVEAGHDVVGVHLALSKDAQQTRESARGCCSLEDSADARRVCDHLGIPFYVWDFSDRFKEEVIDNFVWSYEHGETPNPCLRCNEKIKFAALLDRAVTLGFDAIATGHYAIIDDQGNLRRSTDPKKDQSYVLGVLTRDELDRCIFPVGDTEKPQIREEAARHGFATASKPDSYDICFIPDGNTQAFLGRSIGMRPGMIKDTDGHELKEHDGAFQYTIGQRKGLNIRVPAADGKPRYVTDVDTATGTVTVGPREALKVHAITADRLKVLHPAMEGEFEANVQIRAHGGVVPCTARVEGDQMTLALHEPLEGVARGQAAVLYLPDPDGLGDIVLGSGTICATG; this is encoded by the coding sequence ATGCGAGTATTGGCGGCCATGAGCGGGGGAGTCGACTCCTCTGTCGCTGCTGCGCGCCTGGTGGAGGCGGGCCACGACGTCGTGGGCGTGCACCTTGCGCTGAGCAAGGACGCGCAGCAGACGCGCGAGTCCGCCCGCGGGTGCTGCTCCCTGGAGGACTCCGCCGACGCGCGCCGAGTGTGCGACCACCTGGGCATCCCGTTTTACGTGTGGGACTTCTCTGACCGCTTCAAAGAAGAGGTCATCGACAACTTCGTGTGGTCCTACGAACACGGCGAGACCCCCAACCCGTGCCTGCGCTGCAACGAGAAGATCAAGTTCGCAGCGTTGCTGGACCGCGCGGTGACCTTGGGCTTCGACGCTATCGCCACCGGGCATTACGCAATTATCGACGACCAAGGCAACCTCCGCCGGTCCACCGACCCCAAGAAAGACCAGTCCTACGTCCTCGGCGTGCTTACTCGCGACGAGCTGGACCGCTGCATCTTCCCGGTCGGCGACACCGAGAAACCGCAGATTCGGGAGGAGGCGGCCCGCCACGGCTTCGCCACCGCGTCCAAGCCGGATTCCTACGACATCTGCTTCATCCCGGACGGCAACACGCAGGCGTTTCTGGGCCGCTCCATCGGCATGCGCCCCGGCATGATCAAGGACACCGACGGCCACGAGCTGAAGGAGCACGACGGCGCGTTCCAGTACACCATCGGTCAGCGTAAGGGCTTGAACATCCGTGTGCCGGCAGCCGACGGCAAGCCGCGTTACGTCACGGACGTGGACACCGCCACCGGCACGGTCACCGTCGGCCCGCGGGAGGCACTGAAGGTCCACGCGATCACCGCCGACCGCCTGAAAGTGCTGCACCCGGCGATGGAAGGCGAGTTCGAGGCCAACGTGCAGATCCGCGCCCACGGCGGGGTCGTGCCCTGCACCGCACGCGTTGAGGGCGATCAGATGACGCTTGCCCTCCACGAGCCGCTCGAGGGCGTGGCCCGCGGCCAGGCGGCGGTGCTCTACCTGCCGGATCCGGACGGTTTGGGTGACATCGTGCTCGGCTCCGGCACAATCTGCGCCACTGGGTAA
- the ligA gene encoding NAD-dependent DNA ligase LigA — protein MSAPTRAARTLDSGAVSEISADLHREWDELAAKVRKHRDLYYNGQPVITDGEFDELFRRLQKLEEEHPELAVPDSPTKEVGAPAADTAFADVTHPERMMSLDNVFNEDEMREWLAKAPGPYLTELKIDGLSIDLVYDNGELTRAATRGDGTTGEDITANARVIEDIPQKLTGDAPAFLEVRGEVFIRPEDFPELNELRQKEGGKPFANPRNTAAGGLRQKNPEDVKKRKLRMICHGIGAREGFTPETQWEAYEKLAEWGLPVSEYTRRAETADEVIEAVSYWGEHRNDAIHEMDGLVVKVDSVAEQRALGATSRAPRWAIAYKYPPQEVTTKLNDIEVSVGRTGRATPFAVLEPVFVSGSTVSMATLHNQHEVKRKGVMIGDTVVVRKAGEIIPEVLGPVADLRDGTEREFVYPENCPVCGTKLAPAKEGDADWRCPNTRSCPAQLATRLEYIASRGAFDIEALGEKGAQDLIASGVLEDEAKLFDLTEDDLKKSSVYTRKDGEVNASGKKLLANLETARHADLWRVIVALSIRHVGPTAARALASRFHSVRSLIDAPVADLAETDGVGDVIAESFKEWFTVDWHQNIVDTWAAAGVTMESDEEDRAPQTLEGLTIVATGTLEGFTRDEIKEAILSRGGKAAGSVSKKTDYVVVGENAGSKAAKAEELGRPILNEEQFVQLLEGGPDALA, from the coding sequence ATGAGCGCGCCGACACGGGCAGCGCGGACGCTAGACTCGGGTGCCGTGAGTGAAATTTCCGCTGATCTGCACCGTGAATGGGACGAGCTGGCCGCGAAGGTGCGTAAGCACCGGGACCTGTACTACAACGGCCAGCCGGTGATCACCGACGGCGAATTCGACGAGCTGTTCCGCCGCCTTCAGAAGCTGGAGGAGGAGCACCCAGAGCTGGCCGTGCCGGACTCGCCCACCAAGGAGGTCGGCGCACCCGCCGCCGACACCGCGTTCGCGGACGTCACCCACCCAGAGCGCATGATGAGCCTGGACAACGTCTTCAACGAAGACGAGATGCGAGAGTGGCTCGCCAAAGCCCCTGGCCCGTACCTCACGGAGCTGAAGATCGACGGGCTGTCCATCGACCTCGTCTACGACAACGGCGAGTTGACCCGCGCCGCCACCCGCGGCGACGGCACCACCGGCGAGGACATCACCGCCAATGCGCGAGTGATCGAGGACATCCCGCAGAAACTCACTGGCGACGCCCCGGCGTTCCTCGAGGTCCGCGGCGAGGTGTTCATCCGCCCCGAGGACTTCCCTGAGCTCAACGAGCTGCGCCAGAAGGAAGGTGGCAAGCCGTTTGCCAACCCGCGCAACACGGCGGCCGGGGGGCTGCGACAGAAGAACCCGGAGGACGTGAAGAAGCGAAAGCTCCGCATGATCTGCCACGGCATCGGCGCGCGCGAGGGCTTCACCCCCGAAACGCAGTGGGAGGCCTACGAGAAGCTCGCCGAGTGGGGCCTGCCGGTCAGCGAGTACACGCGCCGGGCGGAGACGGCCGACGAGGTTATCGAGGCCGTCAGTTACTGGGGCGAGCACCGCAACGACGCCATCCACGAGATGGATGGCCTGGTGGTCAAGGTGGATTCTGTAGCCGAGCAGCGCGCCCTGGGGGCGACCTCCCGCGCGCCGCGCTGGGCCATCGCGTACAAGTACCCGCCGCAGGAGGTGACCACGAAGCTCAACGACATCGAGGTCTCCGTGGGCCGCACCGGCCGCGCCACCCCGTTCGCGGTGCTCGAGCCGGTGTTCGTCTCCGGCTCGACGGTGTCCATGGCCACGCTGCATAACCAGCACGAGGTCAAACGCAAGGGTGTGATGATCGGCGACACCGTCGTGGTGCGCAAGGCCGGCGAGATCATCCCGGAGGTGTTGGGCCCTGTCGCAGATCTTCGCGACGGCACCGAGCGCGAGTTCGTTTACCCCGAAAACTGCCCCGTCTGCGGCACGAAGCTCGCGCCCGCCAAGGAGGGCGACGCGGACTGGCGCTGCCCGAACACCCGCTCCTGCCCGGCGCAGCTTGCCACCCGCCTGGAGTACATCGCCTCGCGCGGCGCGTTCGACATTGAGGCACTCGGGGAGAAAGGCGCGCAGGACCTCATCGCCTCCGGTGTGCTGGAGGACGAGGCGAAACTCTTCGACCTCACCGAAGACGACCTGAAAAAGTCCAGCGTGTACACCCGAAAGGACGGCGAGGTCAACGCCTCCGGCAAGAAGCTTCTGGCCAACCTGGAAACCGCGCGGCACGCAGACCTGTGGCGCGTAATCGTCGCACTATCCATCCGCCACGTCGGCCCCACCGCGGCCCGCGCGCTCGCGTCGCGCTTCCACTCGGTACGTTCGCTTATCGACGCCCCCGTGGCCGACCTCGCCGAAACCGACGGCGTGGGCGACGTGATCGCCGAGAGCTTCAAAGAGTGGTTCACCGTGGACTGGCACCAAAACATCGTGGACACCTGGGCCGCGGCCGGGGTGACCATGGAGTCCGACGAGGAAGACCGCGCCCCGCAGACGCTGGAGGGCCTGACCATCGTCGCCACCGGCACGTTGGAGGGCTTCACCCGCGACGAGATCAAAGAGGCCATCCTGTCGCGCGGCGGCAAGGCGGCCGGCTCGGTGTCGAAGAAGACCGATTACGTGGTCGTCGGTGAAAACGCCGGCTCCAAGGCCGCGAAGGCGGAGGAGCTGGGCCGGCCGATCCTTAACGAGGAGCAGTTTGTGCAGCTGCTCGAGGGCGGCCCAGACGCGCTCGCATAA
- the gatC gene encoding Asp-tRNA(Asn)/Glu-tRNA(Gln) amidotransferase subunit GatC has translation MAEISRDEVSRIARLARIALKDEELDDIAQQLDTIVDAVSKVQSVDTEGVTPMSHPHSIDAGMRADVEKKTLTQAEALDQAPAVEDDRFVVPQILGEGD, from the coding sequence GTGGCTGAGATTTCACGCGACGAGGTGTCGCGCATCGCACGCCTGGCGCGAATCGCGCTGAAAGACGAGGAACTGGACGACATCGCCCAGCAGCTGGACACGATCGTGGACGCGGTCTCGAAGGTGCAGAGTGTGGACACTGAGGGTGTCACGCCGATGAGCCACCCGCACTCCATCGACGCGGGTATGCGCGCCGACGTGGAGAAGAAGACGCTGACGCAGGCAGAGGCGCTGGACCAGGCTCCGGCCGTGGAGGACGACCGCTTCGTGGTGCCGCAGATTCTCGGAGAGGGAGACTAG
- a CDS encoding 3'-5' exonuclease, with the protein MATFDASRMLSFDLETTSANPREARVVTSALVRIDGSEVDANETLADPGVEIPEEAAKVHGITTEKARAEGRDHDEVVRETVEAIKKGWEDGLTLVVFNAPYDLTVLRQLTGDFTVTGPVFDPLLIDRAKDRYRKGPRNLTSMCEHYGVRLDNAHEATADAFAAARVAWMQVRKLYPDLAQMDTGELMEYQAVQYFTLQEDRKRYFESQGRDASNVLPGWPMLG; encoded by the coding sequence ATGGCCACTTTCGACGCCTCCCGCATGCTCTCCTTCGACCTGGAGACCACCTCCGCCAACCCGCGCGAGGCCCGTGTGGTCACCTCTGCGCTCGTGCGTATCGACGGCTCCGAGGTCGACGCCAACGAAACCCTCGCCGACCCCGGGGTTGAGATCCCGGAAGAGGCCGCGAAGGTGCACGGCATCACCACGGAGAAGGCCCGCGCGGAGGGGCGCGACCATGACGAGGTGGTGCGCGAGACCGTCGAGGCGATCAAGAAGGGCTGGGAGGACGGCCTGACTTTGGTGGTGTTCAACGCCCCCTACGACCTGACGGTGCTGCGCCAGCTCACCGGAGACTTCACGGTCACCGGCCCGGTGTTTGACCCCTTGCTGATCGACCGCGCGAAGGACCGCTACCGCAAAGGCCCGCGCAACCTCACCTCCATGTGCGAGCACTACGGCGTGCGGTTGGACAACGCGCACGAGGCCACCGCCGACGCGTTCGCCGCAGCCCGTGTGGCGTGGATGCAGGTGCGCAAGCTCTACCCGGATCTTGCCCAGATGGACACCGGCGAGCTCATGGAGTACCAGGCGGTGCAGTACTTCACGCTGCAGGAGGACCGGAAGCGTTACTTCGAGTCCCAGGGCCGCGACGCCTCGAACGTGCTGCCCGGCTGGCCCATGCTGGGCTAG
- a CDS encoding heavy metal translocating P-type ATPase: protein MLVLAIPVVGFNETFAHLIGYQLPDAEWVRWISPLLGTVIYFWGGRPFLTGAVSEIRSHKPGMMLLIALAITVAFVSSWGASLNLLDRGLNFWWELALLVVIMLLGHWIEMRSLAQTTSALDSLAALLPDEAEKIDGDEVVKVTPADLEVGDVVIVRPGASVPADGTIVDGSASMDESMVTGESKTVRRGEGEHVVAGTIATDSGLRIEVTATGGDTALAGIQKLVTDAQESSSRAQRLADKAAAWLFWFTLGAAILTAVVWTVVGMPNDAVVRTITVLVIACPHALGLAIPLVVSIATERAARGGVLIKDRLALESMRTVDAVLFDKTGTLTKGEPTVTAIDPAGGRDKEDVLALAAAAEADSEHPLARAITGAAQARGVAVPQAIDFSSSPAVGVKATVDGEVIEVGGPYLLEKHSAEELPVADEWRKEGAIILHVLADGEVIGALRLADEIRPESRDAVDALHSAGAQVVMITGDAQAVADTVAKDLGIDRVFAGVRPEHKAAKVKELQGEGHKVAMVGDGVNDAPALAQADVGIAIGAGTDVAIGSAGVVLASSDPRSVLSVIELSRATYRKMKQNLWWAAGYNLLSVPLAAGILAPIGFVMPMSVGAILMSASTVVVALNAQLLRRLDLTPQSSADRMLNRSK, encoded by the coding sequence ATGCTGGTTCTCGCGATCCCGGTCGTCGGATTTAACGAAACCTTCGCCCATCTCATCGGCTACCAGCTGCCTGACGCGGAATGGGTCCGGTGGATCTCGCCGCTTTTGGGCACGGTCATTTACTTCTGGGGAGGTCGCCCGTTCTTGACGGGTGCTGTCTCCGAGATCCGCTCCCACAAACCCGGCATGATGCTGCTGATCGCGCTCGCGATCACGGTCGCCTTCGTCTCCTCTTGGGGTGCGAGCCTGAACTTGCTGGACCGCGGGCTGAATTTCTGGTGGGAACTGGCGCTGCTGGTGGTCATCATGCTGCTGGGGCACTGGATCGAGATGCGCTCCCTCGCTCAGACCACCTCGGCCCTGGATTCGCTCGCCGCACTTCTGCCCGACGAGGCCGAGAAGATCGACGGCGACGAAGTTGTAAAGGTCACCCCGGCGGATCTTGAGGTCGGCGATGTCGTGATCGTGCGGCCCGGCGCGTCCGTGCCTGCCGACGGCACAATTGTCGACGGCAGCGCCAGCATGGACGAGTCGATGGTCACCGGTGAGTCGAAAACGGTGCGCCGCGGTGAAGGCGAGCACGTGGTCGCTGGCACCATCGCGACAGACTCGGGCCTGCGCATCGAGGTCACAGCCACGGGTGGCGACACCGCGTTGGCCGGCATTCAAAAGCTCGTCACCGATGCGCAAGAATCGTCATCGCGGGCGCAGCGCCTCGCAGACAAGGCCGCCGCGTGGTTGTTCTGGTTCACCCTCGGCGCCGCCATTCTGACCGCCGTGGTCTGGACCGTTGTCGGCATGCCAAACGACGCCGTGGTCCGCACCATCACGGTGCTCGTCATCGCCTGCCCCCACGCCCTGGGCCTTGCGATCCCGCTGGTCGTCTCGATTGCGACTGAGCGCGCCGCCCGCGGCGGGGTGCTGATCAAGGATCGGCTCGCACTCGAATCCATGCGCACCGTCGACGCAGTACTGTTCGACAAGACCGGCACCCTCACCAAAGGTGAGCCCACCGTCACCGCGATCGACCCCGCCGGCGGGCGTGATAAAGAAGACGTGCTTGCCCTGGCAGCGGCCGCCGAAGCAGACAGCGAGCACCCGCTCGCCCGCGCCATCACCGGGGCTGCTCAGGCCCGTGGCGTAGCCGTCCCGCAGGCAATCGACTTTTCTTCGTCCCCAGCAGTGGGCGTGAAGGCAACTGTTGACGGTGAGGTAATCGAGGTCGGTGGACCCTACCTGCTTGAGAAGCATTCCGCCGAAGAGCTCCCGGTCGCAGACGAGTGGCGAAAGGAGGGCGCGATCATTCTCCACGTCCTCGCCGACGGCGAAGTGATCGGAGCGCTCCGGCTTGCCGACGAGATCCGCCCCGAGTCCCGCGACGCCGTCGACGCACTGCACTCTGCGGGCGCCCAGGTCGTCATGATCACCGGCGATGCGCAGGCCGTCGCGGACACCGTAGCCAAGGACCTGGGCATTGACCGGGTCTTCGCGGGTGTGCGTCCCGAGCACAAGGCCGCGAAGGTCAAGGAACTGCAAGGCGAGGGCCACAAGGTCGCCATGGTCGGCGATGGCGTCAACGACGCCCCCGCGCTGGCCCAGGCCGATGTCGGCATCGCGATCGGTGCCGGCACAGACGTGGCGATCGGCTCGGCGGGCGTCGTCCTGGCAAGCTCCGACCCGCGATCGGTGCTTTCGGTCATCGAGCTCTCCCGTGCGACCTACCGGAAGATGAAGCAGAACCTGTGGTGGGCGGCCGGCTACAACCTGCTGTCCGTTCCGCTGGCTGCCGGTATCCTCGCCCCAATCGGGTTCGTGATGCCGATGAGCGTCGGCGCAATCCTAATGTCGGCCTCGACTGTCGTCGTCGCCCTCAATGCGCAGCTGCTCCGCCGTCTCGACCTCACCCCACAGAGCAGCGCCGACCGTATGCTCAACCGGTCCAAGTGA
- a CDS encoding serine hydrolase domain-containing protein, with translation MRARDMAVGVIAAAVTAAALLSTGPRDISVATERTGDPEISSALEHLAENGHHNLAAFSYDGGEAHFGGLGADEHTEFEIGSITKTFNAELVRQFIEEGELSLDTQVQELIDVPSAPISDVTLEELLNHTSGLATTESLSFKELFMANLRDGGNPYRRDTPQDIVDAAGAAQLKDRGEKQYSNYGHALLGQLLSTHAGVPYDELLRTRIFEPAGMTSTYVALPGTIDGAPTGLSANGHHAGPWDMNGWAPAGAIRSTAADMAKYVEWVSSHGVPGYGWASLEDSGEEFTFHNGGTGGFRTMLVWDPDNNHRAAFVAGDTEAWVDALGIDLLKETR, from the coding sequence ATGCGCGCCAGAGACATGGCTGTTGGGGTCATCGCCGCCGCTGTCACCGCCGCGGCATTACTCTCAACCGGCCCCCGCGACATTTCCGTAGCCACCGAGCGCACCGGCGATCCTGAAATTTCCTCCGCCCTTGAACATCTCGCGGAGAACGGCCACCACAACCTCGCCGCGTTCTCCTACGACGGCGGCGAGGCACACTTCGGCGGCCTCGGCGCGGACGAGCACACCGAGTTCGAAATCGGCTCGATCACCAAAACCTTCAACGCGGAGCTTGTCCGGCAGTTCATTGAAGAAGGAGAGCTCAGCCTGGACACCCAGGTGCAGGAGCTTATCGACGTCCCCTCCGCCCCCATCTCCGACGTGACCTTGGAAGAGCTGCTCAACCACACTTCCGGTCTGGCCACCACCGAAAGCCTCAGCTTTAAAGAATTGTTCATGGCCAATCTCCGTGACGGCGGCAACCCGTACCGCCGCGATACACCTCAGGACATTGTTGACGCCGCCGGCGCCGCCCAACTGAAGGACCGCGGCGAGAAGCAGTACTCGAACTACGGTCACGCGCTGCTCGGCCAACTACTGTCCACACACGCTGGCGTTCCGTACGACGAACTACTGCGCACCCGCATCTTCGAGCCCGCTGGCATGACCTCGACGTATGTGGCGCTGCCGGGCACCATCGACGGTGCCCCTACCGGGTTGTCGGCCAACGGGCACCACGCCGGGCCGTGGGACATGAACGGCTGGGCGCCAGCGGGCGCAATCCGCTCCACGGCGGCTGACATGGCGAAGTACGTGGAGTGGGTGTCCTCGCACGGTGTGCCCGGATACGGCTGGGCCAGCCTCGAAGATAGCGGCGAGGAGTTCACGTTCCACAACGGCGGCACGGGCGGATTCCGGACCATGCTGGTCTGGGACCCCGACAATAACCACCGCGCAGCGTTCGTCGCGGGCGATACCGAAGCTTGGGTGGACGCGCTCGGCATCGATCTGCTGAAGGAGACCCGATGA